TGGTTATTGGCCGACCTCATCAAGCACCCCCAAGTTATGAGGAAAGCACAAGAAGAGGTGCAACGCATAGTTGGGACCAAATCTAAGATAACCAATAATGAAATAGATCAAATGCAATATTTGAAATGTGTAATCAAGGAGACAATGAGGCTGCACCCTGCGGGAACAGTTCCGAGAGAGACGTCATCAAAGTGGATCAAAGTAGGCGGCTACGACATCCCTCCAAAGACCAAACTATTGGTGAATCTGTTTGCTGTCCAGCGTGACCCTAAAATTTGGGAAAACCCTGAAGATTTTATCCCTGAGAGATTCCTAGACAAGAGCATTGAATATATGGGGAGCAAAGGGTACGCACCATTTGGTTTTGGTCGTAGGAATTGTCCCGGTATGGCTTATGGTAACGCGTTGATCGAGGAGATTATGGCGAATCTACTGTACCGGTTTGACTGGAAGATGCCTGATGGCTCTAAACCGGAAGAGATTAACATGGAGGAGATATGCCAATTTGTTGTCGCAAAGAAGTACCCTATCAAGCTGGTTCCTGTTCCAAGGTTTAAGATCAAAGCCTAGGGGGTTGATGCGGTTTCCCTATTAAGTGTTATATGAGGCCAAGCCATTTGGTTTGCTAATAAGTGAGATAACTGTTTGTTTCCGTTATCTAATAATATTACTGCAAGAATAAGTCCGTTTCGTTATGTAAACGTAAAATGTATGCAACAAACTTTATTGAATACAATCCTGAGTCATTTTAAAACAAGCTAGTTGTGTAGCATTTGTGAACCTGTTCCTCTGACATTTTGCTTTTGAGTTTTGATTAAAAGAAAAAAAGTACTGTGGAAAATGAAATCGAATAATAAAAATAAGATTAAGTGTGGTGTTTTGAGAAACATGAATAATGATGACATGTGTTTGTTTTTCTCTTCATTTTCTGATTAATCTCAGTACATCGCCTACAAGATGTAACGAACCAGTTACAAGAACCTGCACACACACACATACAGTCCTTGAGCCACTTTGAAAATTATGAGACAAACGATACTCAATAACAAAGGGTTTGAGTTAACCTGGAAATGTGTGGCTGAGCCACTCTCACGTACACTATCCCTTAGCCATTTTATTGCCATAGGGAGTGAAGTAAACACCTCACTGTTCCCACTACTTTCTCCATTATCTTCTCCTTGAATTGAGATATATTATGGATCAGCAATATTTAGGACTAAAAGATTTTTTCTTTACTACCCCTTTCACTGTGGAAAAGGCTTTCCCACACTTTCTGGAGTGTCCACTGCCATGACAAGTCAACCTGTGGGTCATTCTCTGGCAAATCCGCCGCTGTACCAACCTTGTGATACACCGACATGTTTGGTACAAAGAATGCCTTCTTGAAATGAACACCTACACATGTTTTGTTTCTTCAAGGACATTGTGTTACAAACTAAGGCACAATGCTCAAAAAACTTACCATAGTTTGCACATATATTCCGTAGATGTGGAAGCAGCATATTTGGGTCCCTAACTGACATGCAATTGAACAGCAATATCTGCAAAGAAGCCATATGCTCTTAATTCATTAAATCTCTTATCCAAGACAAAAAAAAAAAGAAACCCCTCGTCTCCTTACCTGTTGGCAGTTTTCTTCTCCTGAAAACTGATCATGAGAGGATCCTGAGGAGACATTAACCAAATGTTCTGAACTCTCTGACTGGTTGTCTCTTTTAACAGCGGATGAAAACCATTTGGCGCATACTTCCATGCTTTCTGGAGTGTGAGCACCATCCAGATAAAATACCAAATCTTCTGAAGTCCGAGACTCAATAAACTGATCAGGGACAACTTGTCCTCGTCCTTGCAAACTCGCTGTAGCTAACCCTTTGATGAATTTCTCGGGAAGAATACTCTAAAACAAATAATGTGGAAAAATGATGAGAGAAGGGCTTAGATACAAGCTAATTAAGAAGTGAAAAGAGCAGAGCAATTTACCGTTTGAGTAAGACTAGGAACTTCAAGTTTACCAACTTGCTGGAGCCAAGTAGAGGCAAGAGAAACTGCTAGACCAGCATTCAGATATTGGTGCTCCCCATCAAGTCCAAGTTTTTGACCACTTAGCTGCCTTGCAGTTAGTGGTTGCACCACTTGGAGATTCACCTGCCAATATGATGATGTTAGCTTCTCCAAATCAAACACTTTCACAGCACATAAACATTTTTCCCCCAATTAAGTGACGATAGAGTTCAATAATTAAATTTGGGGGTACATTTAATTGGGAAGCTTTCTCTTCAAGGACACACATGGCTTCATCAGGTTGTGGTACTGTGATAGCTGGAACTCCAAGCTGAAATATAAACAAGGAATATTAAGCAATCTATGGAAAATATTACTAACTTACAAAAAAGGATTGATCCATTTGAAATTTAGATATACAAGTGTTATAGCCACCTTGAAAATTCCAGCCTTCTCACCAGCAATTTTGTCAAGTGTATCACCTGTGTTGCATCCCACATAGAAAAAATAATTCATTATACAATATCACTAAAGGAATTTAACTCATTTCATGAAAGCATAGATCTCATGATAACATTTTCATAGCTGTATTGGTATGGTATGTCAAGTTACAAACCTAAAATTTCCATGTGGTCATATCCAAGAGATGATACACCACATACCACAGGTTTCTGAACCTGTAACATGTCACCAGTGTATCCCCCATGAGAAGTTATTTGGTGAAACAAAAGACTTATTCGTTCAAAAAAAAAGAAACAAAAGACTTATTATAGAGTTCATGAAAGTAATCTATATTTCAGTACTCAGACACTTAATTAGTCCTAATGAACCATAAACTTAGTCCTATTTAAAGAAAAAAATAGCATCTCAGCAGAGAGAAAAGGTCAAACGTACTGAATTGGTGGAATCAAGCTTTCCGCCTAATCCTACCTCCAATATAGCAACATCTACCTGCATAAAGAAGCAAAGAGCAATATAAATAAAGAAAAATATATTTTCACATCTATCTTGTCACTTGGTAAAAAAAACACTCAAAAAGGTATAGATTGGCATCAAACCTTTTCTGCAGCAAATATTTTAAAAGCTAGCGATGTAAGGAAGCGGAAATATGTAGGCATTGGTATCTCCTCGTGAGTTCTCTCCTGCATAGCACAAAGTCAATTACACTATACATGTGCCTTTCAATCACTACCCCTCTGAAAAATAATTCCAATGGCAATCAACATTAAGGATAACTACTACACATTCAAGAAACCGAAAAAATATAAAAAGAAGTCCAAGAGATTCAAATAACTGAATCTTTTTTTTTCAGTTGCAAAAATTACCCTAAGCCGGTTATAGCACCACCAGAAATAAACCAAAAATTTCTCCTCACTTATGTCCACACTGCAGCAATAGAACAAACACATCAGCTAATAGTTTTGTAACCAGGTTCCTGCTTCTAGGAGCTTATATATATTTCTCTCAAAAATTCCAACAAAGTTAGAGAAACTACCCGTCTAAGCGAAATCTTTCACGGACATCAATGAGGTGAGGTGAAGTTAAGAGTCCAGTTCGGAAGCCATAGTTTCGTAAGATAGACTCAGTGAAGGCACATGTGGATCCCTTCAAGCCAAGATAAAAAGAAAGAGAATATTGTTATTTGTTAGCTGCTGGATCAGATAGTAATCAACAGTCCAAACAATAATCACTTTCATCAAAAAAAGGTTCACATAACGACATATCCTGGACAAATGAAACATTGGCATTATCCCCCAAAATTTTGAAAAAAAAAAACTACATAGATATAGACTCAAA
The DNA window shown above is from Brassica oleracea var. oleracea cultivar TO1000 chromosome C3, BOL, whole genome shotgun sequence and carries:
- the LOC106332469 gene encoding folylpolyglutamate synthase-like, whose product is MAAPGHNGDSYEEALAALSSLSMKRSHADNSDKGDRFEILFDYLKILDLEEDDMSKMNVIHLAGTKGKGSTCAFTESILRNYGFRTGLLTSPHLIDVRERFRLDGVDISEEKFLVYFWWCYNRLRERTHEEIPMPTYFRFLTSLAFKIFAAEKVDVAILEVGLGGKLDSTNSVQKPVVCGVSSLGYDHMEILGDTLDKIAGEKAGIFKLGVPAITVPQPDEAMCVLEEKASQLNVNLQVVQPLTARQLSGQKLGLDGEHQYLNAGLAVSLASTWLQQVGKLEVPSLTQTSILPEKFIKGLATASLQGRGQVVPDQFIESRTSEDLVFYLDGAHTPESMEVCAKWFSSAVKRDNQSESSEHLVNVSSGSSHDQFSGEENCQQILLFNCMSVRDPNMLLPHLRNICANYGVHFKKAFFVPNMSVYHKVGTAADLPENDPQVDLSWQWTLQKVWESLFHSERGREDNGESSGNSEVFTSLPMAIKWLRDSVRESGSATHFQVLVTGSLHLVGDVLRLIRK